CACGTCCACCGGCCAGAGGACGGGCTGCACCGGCAGGTGGGCGCGGACCCGGCCCCCGGCGACCCGGCCCACCAGCACCCGCAGGTCCGGGCGGGTCACCCGCAGGGTCACGTCGAGATAGAGGTCGTCCAGGCGGGTGAGGTCGGCCCTATGGGCGATCTGGGCGGCGCTGTCCTCGATCAGGGCGAGCAGGCGCTGCCTGGCCTCGGGGGTCTCGGCCTGGCGCAGCAGGTCGCTGGCGAGGAGCAGCGACTGGAGGGGGCGGCGCAGCTCGTGGCTGGCGAGGCTCAGGGCCTCGCGCTGGCGGGCCTCGCGGCGGGCCCGGCGCTCCCGTTCCGAGCGCCACAGCAGCAGCGCCCGCCCGGTGAGCAGCATGCTCAGGAGCCCGGTCAGGCCAGCGGTGGCGAGCAGCGCCCGGCGCATGGAGTCCAGCGCCCGCACGTACTGCACCCGGGTGTCGTTGGCGAAGTCCCCCGCCTGGGCGTTCAGGGAGGTTGCCTCGCGGGCGGCGGCGGCGATGCTCGCCGGGGTGTTCTGACGCAGCAGGGCCGCCACCCGACCCAAGCGGGCCTCACCGTGGGCCTCCACCGCGTCCAGCATGGTGAACTGGGCGGGGTTGGCGGCGCTGGACAGGGCGACCTCGTAGCGCATCTGCCGCTCCTCCGGGTCCTGGGAGGGGTCGAGCCGGGCCACCTGATAGGCCTGCACGTCCTGCACGAGGCCCTGGTAGGCGTAGGGGGTCCAGCCGCTCCCGCGCTCGATCAGCGTGCGGTAGGCGGGCTGCGTCGCCAGCAGCAGCAGCGCGACCGTCAGCACGGCGGGCAGCGCGGCCAGCAGCACCTCGCGCACACGCAGGCCACGCGGAATACGGTGGAAGGCGCGTTCGGGGGCGGGGATGGGCGTCATGGGGCGGGGGCGATGCGCTCCACGAACCACACCCAGGCGGCCCCGTAGAGCCGCGCCGGGAAGCGCGCCGGGTCGCGGGGCAGCACGACGGTCAGCGGTCCCTTCTCCAGCACCGGGATGGGTTTCCCGTTCGCCGTGTGCGCGAGCATGATGGGCGCTTCCAGGTAGTCCCGGGCGCGGATGGTGGTCACGAAGCCGTTGCTGGCGTAGAGGCGCATGTCCCGCCCGGCGAAGCCCCCCATGACCGCCAGGTCACGCAGGGGCACGCCCTCGTAGGTGAAGGTGCGGTGAAGCTGCGCGTGTTCGGTCGCGTAGCGCACGGTGGGCAGCGCGAGCAGTTGCGCCCGCGTCAGGGCCAGCGAGCGGCCAGGACCCTCCACGGTTAGCATGATTCGTTCGCCGGGCCGCACGGCGGGCAGCGGGCGGGCGGGGTGGACGTAGGAGAAGGGGGGCCATTTCGCACTCTGCCGCTCGCCGGAGGAGGTCCCCAGGGCCAGGCCGGACGCCAGGACCAGGGCAGGCAGCAGGGCCAGGATTTTGGGGAACACGCCCCACTCTAGTGCGCCGGGGGGCGGACCCTCAAGGTGACACCCCGGGAAGTAGGCCCTGATCCCGGCGAAGGTCAAAAGGGGTGCCGTCACCCGGAGCGCGGGCGAAGGGTCCAGGGCGGCGGGTGGGAGATGCCCCGCCCCGGGCTCAGCACGGCAACTTCCTTGAGCTTGGGCGGAAATAGGCCGTTATTTTTGACCAGGCAGAAGCTGTCCTGCGTCAAATTGCAAGTCAGCCTGGGCAGGCTTTGATCTCCACGCCGTCCCGGCTCTGGGAGCTGCCCTCATCAGCCGACTTCACCTGTCTGGCGTCCCCTCACCCCCGCCTGCGCCGAGGCCTCTCCGCAGGCGGCTCTACGAGTCCCACGAGGGGAGAGGGTCAGAACCGCTGAAGAGGAAGGGACACCGGAACGGTGTCCTTGCTTGAGATCGAAGCCTGCCAGCCCGGGACGTTCTCCGGCCTTCCTCAGCGCTCGCCGGGAAGGCCCACGCTGACGAGGTGGAAGGCGTCCGGACTGGCTCCCGGATTGATGCGGAATCTCCAGGGGCCGTACTCGGTGTCCAGCAGCACCTCGCCGTCCCCGGCGGCGGCGCGGCGCAGGGCCTCCCAGTCCTCGTCGGTCACGCTGCCGTGGATCAGGACGAGTTCGTTCCGAACGGGCGTCTGGGTCCCGGTGATGATGCGGGTGCTGAGCTGTTCCATGCCCCCAGCTTAGCGGGAAGAGCCCCGGGGCCAGTCAGGCATGAAGCCCGAGTGAGAGGTCCCTCACCCCCACTGAGGGCCACGTCAGGAGGCGGTCAAGCAGGGGAGGCAGAGTGGGCGCATGAAGGTTCTCACCCCCCTGAACGCCCTCACGGCCCTGCTGCTCGGCACGGCGAGCGCCGCCCCCGTCATCAGCGCCCAGAGCATCATCGTGAACCCGGTGCCCACCACCCTGAGCGTGAAGGTCTGGACCGACCGCGACAGCAGCGGCACCCAGGCGCCGGGCTACGCGCCGGGCGAGCGCATCCGGCTGTATACCAGCGTGAACCAGGACGCCTACGTGTATCTGTTCAACGTGGACCCCCAGGGCAACGTCGACCTGATCCTGCCCAACCGGTACCAGGGCGGCGGCAACTTCCTGAAGGCGAACACCACCCGCGCCTTCCCCTCGCCCGGCGACCCCTTCACCTTCGATGTCGCCACGCCCTACGGCCTGAACAAGGTGCTCGCGCTCGCGAGCCGCACCCAGCTCAACCTCGACCAGATCGCCTCCTTCAAGTCGCAGCAAAACTCGTTTGCCACGGTGAACGTCAAGGGCCAGCAGCAGCTCGCGCAGGCGCTGAGCATCGTGGTGAAGCCCGTCGAGCAGACGAGCTGGATCAGCGACACGGCGTACTACACGGTCGTCTCTCCCACCGGGAACACGGGGGGCGGCTCGGCCACGCCGCTCCTGGTTCCGGCCCCCGCTGCGTCGGCACCCGCGCGCCCCAACCCCATTCAGCCCGCGCCGACCGCCAAGGCCCTCTCGGTGCAGGTCCAGCCGACTGCGCCGCAGCCCGCGCCGTTGCCGAACACGCGCGACTGGCAGGCCACCGTCGAGCGCCAGGGCAGCCTGAGCGCCGTGTACGCCGAGTACGCGGCCCGCCTGCGCGCCGAGGGGTACACCCAGACGAGTTCCCGGCAGACGGGCAACCATATCCGGGGTGAGTTCCGCAAGGGCGACGGACGTGCCACCCTGGAAGTCAAGCAGAAGGGCAGCCGCTTCGAGATCAAGGTCACCCGCCGCTGAGCTTTCCCGACTCCACGTCCGCCGCTCCAGAACCGGGGCGGCGGATGCCTTTCGGCTGGTGGTCCTGCCAAACCGGCGGATGCCGAGCCCGCAGAAACAGGATGGAGGTCTTGTCCACCCCAGCGCCTCCAGTCACCGGCACGCGACAGCCTTCCAGCGAAGGCCGCAGCGGGACCGCTTCACCCTGCAGCCACCGGGGCAAGCGTCAGACCTCTGCGGAATGCCCCCCTTCCAGACATTCGACCCCTTGCCTTTCTCTTAATGCCGACTAGACTTATCGGGTATCGGGGGCGCGATGGAAGAACGAGGCTTGAACGAACTGAACCCCGGCGAGGCCGCCCACGTGGTCACCCTGGACCCCCGGCACCCCCTGCGGCGGCGGCTGCTGGAACTGGGCTTCGTGCGGGGGGCGCGGGTGGCGGTCGTGC
The genomic region above belongs to Deinococcus aerius and contains:
- a CDS encoding DUF4384 domain-containing protein encodes the protein MKVLTPLNALTALLLGTASAAPVISAQSIIVNPVPTTLSVKVWTDRDSSGTQAPGYAPGERIRLYTSVNQDAYVYLFNVDPQGNVDLILPNRYQGGGNFLKANTTRAFPSPGDPFTFDVATPYGLNKVLALASRTQLNLDQIASFKSQQNSFATVNVKGQQQLAQALSIVVKPVEQTSWISDTAYYTVVSPTGNTGGGSATPLLVPAPAASAPARPNPIQPAPTAKALSVQVQPTAPQPAPLPNTRDWQATVERQGSLSAVYAEYAARLRAEGYTQTSSRQTGNHIRGEFRKGDGRATLEVKQKGSRFEIKVTRR
- a CDS encoding sensor histidine kinase, with the translated sequence MTPIPAPERAFHRIPRGLRVREVLLAALPAVLTVALLLLATQPAYRTLIERGSGWTPYAYQGLVQDVQAYQVARLDPSQDPEERQMRYEVALSSAANPAQFTMLDAVEAHGEARLGRVAALLRQNTPASIAAAAREATSLNAQAGDFANDTRVQYVRALDSMRRALLATAGLTGLLSMLLTGRALLLWRSERERRARREARQREALSLASHELRRPLQSLLLASDLLRQAETPEARQRLLALIEDSAAQIAHRADLTRLDDLYLDVTLRVTRPDLRVLVGRVAGGRVRAHLPVQPVLWPVDVNRVRQIVENLVENALKYTSGPVEVTLSIPNGRPEITVRDHGPGIPAGKRERMFLPHERGPRGLTPGQGLGLSLVRRYARAHGGDVTLEDAPGGGTLARVVLGEPLILEGELGRPA
- a CDS encoding FeoA family protein produces the protein MNELNPGEAAHVVTLDPRHPLRRRLLELGFVRGARVAVVRRAPMGDPVEVRVNGTDLALRAQDLRGIRVRA
- a CDS encoding molybdopterin-dependent oxidoreductase produces the protein MFPKILALLPALVLASGLALGTSSGERQSAKWPPFSYVHPARPLPAVRPGERIMLTVEGPGRSLALTRAQLLALPTVRYATEHAQLHRTFTYEGVPLRDLAVMGGFAGRDMRLYASNGFVTTIRARDYLEAPIMLAHTANGKPIPVLEKGPLTVVLPRDPARFPARLYGAAWVWFVERIAPAP